A genomic window from Lutra lutra chromosome 17, mLutLut1.2, whole genome shotgun sequence includes:
- the ZDHHC7 gene encoding palmitoyltransferase ZDHHC7, whose translation MPSSGHRLRDVEHHPLLTENDSYDSSSSSSSEADVADRVWFIRDGCGMICAVMTWLLVVYADFVVTFVMLLPSKDFWYSVVNGVLFNCLAVLALSSHLRTMLTDPGAVPKGNATKEYMESLQLKPGEVIYKCPKCCCIKPERAHHCSICKRCIRKMDHHCPWVNNCVGEKNQRFFVLFTMYIALSSVHALILCGLQFVSCVRGQWTECSDFSPPVTVILLVFLCLESLLFFTFTAVMFGTQIHSICNDETEIERLKSEKPTWERRLRWEGMRSVFGGPPSLLWMNPFVGFRFGRLQTRPRKGGPEFSV comes from the exons ATGCCGTCATCAGGACACCGGCTCCGGGATGTCGAGCATCACCCTCTCCTGACCGAAAATGACAGTTACGACTCTTCGTCCTCCTCGTCCTCGGAGGCCGACGTGGCAGACAGGGTCTGGTTCATCCGCGACGGCTGCGGCATGATCTGTGCCGTCATGACGTGGCTCCTGGTCGTCTACGCGGACTTTGTGGTGACATTCGTCATGCTGCTGCCTTCCAAAGACTTCTGGTACTCTGTGGTCAACGGAGTCCTGTTTAACTGCCTAGCGGTGCTGGCCCTGTCGTCCCACCTGAGAACCATGCTCACCGACCCT GGGGCAGTACCCAAAGGAAACGCGACGAAAGAGTACATGGAGAGCTTGCAGCTGAAGCCGGGGGAGGTCATCTACAAGTGCCCCAAGTGCTGCTGCATCAAGCCCGAGCGCGCCCACCACTGCAG TATTTGCAAAAGATGCATTCGGAAGATGGACCATCACTGCCCGTGGGTGAACAACTGTGTAGGAGAAAAGAATCAGAGGTTTTTTGTGCTCTTCACG ATGTACATAGCTCTGTCCTCCGTCCACGCTCTCATCCTCTGTGGACTCCAGTTCGTCTCCTGTGTCCGAGGGCAGTGGACTG AGTGCAGTGACTTCTCACCCCCCGTGACTGTAATCCTGTTGGTCTTCCTGTGCCTTGAGAgtcttctgtttttcactttcactgCAGTCATGTTCGGCACCCAGATCCACTCCATATGCAACGACGAAACG GAGATCGAGAGGCTGAAGAGCGAGAAGCCGACGTGGGAGCGAAGGCTGCGATGGGAGGGGATGCGGTCTGTCTTCGGGGGGCCCCCCTCACTCCTCTGGATGAACCCCTTTGTTGGCTTCCGGTTTGGGCGGCTGCAGACCAGACCCAGGAAAGGGGGCCCAGAGTTCTCGGTCTGA